In Lineus longissimus chromosome 7, tnLinLong1.2, whole genome shotgun sequence, a genomic segment contains:
- the LOC135490742 gene encoding twinfilin-1-like, translated as MSHQTGIKASDDLKGFLGTAKNDGHVRVIKIGISNEQLVLCSSADAVGSWEEDYDSVVKPLVDENPCYMFYRLDSKEGGHAYDWVLLHYAPDDCKVRDKMLYASTKATMKQEFGGGLIKAEVFGTEPKDILLEGYKRHKLAESAPPPMSMAELELEEIKKNEDRSEIHTNTRQQTLTGLMFPMDDQALDKIDEFAAKTITYVQFSIDIPGEMIRLTDADDIDAKSLLSKVPEDCGSYHLFRYKHTHEGDYTESPVFIYIVPGYSTSIKERMLYSSIKGPLTQSIQGLIQEDIAKIIEVDTPSSELTEECLYDQVHPKKTIVRPKFAKPKGPAGRAPRSRRPAPEEES; from the exons ATGTCTCATCAAACTGGGATAAAAG CCTCTGATGATTTGAAAGGTTTTCTTGGTACAGCCAAAAATGATGGACATGTCCGAGTCATAAAAATAGGAATATCAAATG AACAATTGGTATTGTGCAGTAGTGCTGATGCGGTTGGTTCATGGGAAGAAG ACTATGACAGTGTAGTCAAGCCCCTTGTGGATGAAAACCCTTGTTACATGTTCTATAGACTCGACTCGAAGGAAGGAGGTCATGCGTATGATTGGGTTCTGCTTCATTATGCTCCTGATGACTGCAAG GTCAGGGATAAAATGTTGTATGCATCGACTAAAGCCACAATGAAACAGGAATTTGGGGGCGGTCTTATAAAAGCTGAAGTGTTTGGAACAGAACCA AAAGACATCCTATTAGAAGGTTACAAGCGTCACAAACTTGCAGAGTCTGCTCCTCCCCCCATGTCAATGGCAGAACTAGAACttgaagaaataaagaaaaatgaG GATAGAAGTGAAATCCACACCAACACCAGACAGCAGACATTAACTGGCCTCATGTTTCCCATGGATGATCAAGCTTTAGACAAAATTGACGAGTTTGCTGCGAAAACTATCACCTATGTACAATTT tCCATTGACATTCCTGGGGAGATGATCCGCTTGACTGATGCTGATGATATCGATGCCAAGTCACTGCTGTCCAAGGTGCCAGAAGATTGCGGCAGCTATCACTTGTTTCGCTACAAACATACACATGAAGGAGACTATACGGAAAGTCCAG TGTTTATATACATCGTACCAGGTTATTCCACATCCATTAAAGAGAGGATGCTTTATTCAAGCATTAAAGGTCCACTTACACAGAGTATTCAGGGTCTGATTCAGgaggacattgccaaaatt ATCGAGGTTGACACACCATCCAGTGAACTGACGGAGGAATGTTTGTATGACCAAGTCCATCCCAAGAAAACAATTGTTCGACCAAAATTTGCCAAACCGAAGGGCCCAGCAGGCCGAGCACCGAGGTCGAGAAGACCAGCACCAGAAGAAGAGAGCTGA